A window from Argopecten irradians isolate NY chromosome 3, Ai_NY, whole genome shotgun sequence encodes these proteins:
- the LOC138319104 gene encoding uncharacterized protein, producing the protein MKKKKTIIYAAFVAICVYFFVQVNYFNEAYSPLQVLSDARSEAKRLLRFITLQHLQCNSTIQISNNTYWPICTEREGGINIDSKGKKIAYSIGPKGDLEFERIVAKNLSFYLYLFGTGLTTSDFSVYSNNTWNMHISVVPNDPADFVRNSYDTQTVNNVMLSLGHTYIDILKMDHFVDSTHSHDVLYFMIKDDLLSRVGQLHLALHIDKVDDDYLYSWYRALYNLFHDAGFRLYHTAANDQLCLQVTLMESCVYYMSWVRDPGPRVSILYPPAQDGSEESEVERLVDYLEDEEASCSESLDIGLSNSLPLSICLNEGYLHKPCNIIIIRNKDTKFTVSSLSKGQCHAVVLETQSSNYNYNIHEFFVNVKGSLLPAMTHMTLMDALDQHLHTGSSNILYLDLPELFWDLIGPLLDSGHMQSVNQLIADIDVWNEHSVKSPLNIRRRYSELKRIAAYGFQIYRSKTLLDSHALHFQSNLKTNKKCCHRVNLVRTKHVSIT; encoded by the exons GTGTTTACTTTTTTGTCCAAGTAAATTACTTTAATGAAGCTTACAGTCCTTTACAAGTTCTGTCTGATGCTAGGAGTGAAGCAAAGCGACTACTTCGGTTTATCACTCttcaacatttacaatgtaaCTCTACTATACAAATCTCAAATAACACCTACTGGCCCATCTGTACGGAGAGGGAAGGTGGCATTAATATTGACAGTAAAGGCAAGAAAATCGCATATTCTATTGG ACCCAAAGGGGATCTAGAATTTGAAAGGATTGTTGCCAAAAATTTGTCTTTTTACCTGTATCTGTTTGGGACTGGTCTTACAACCTCTGACTTTTCTGTGTACTCTAACAACACATGGAACATGCATATCTCTGTTGTGCCGAATGACCCTGCTGATTTTGTACGGAACTCCTACGATACTCAGACAGTTAACAATGTGATGCTCAGTCTTGGCCATACTTATATAGACATTTTAAAGATGGACCATTTTGTGGACAGCACTCATTCACACGATGTTCTCTACTTCATGATCAAAGATGATCTCTTGTCTCGAGTTGGACAGCTCCATCTTGCCCTACATATTG ACAAGGTTGATGATGACTACCTGTACAGCTGGTACCGTGCTTTATACAACCTGTTCCACGATGCTGGTTTCCGTTTGTACCACACTGCTGCAAATGACCAGCTCTGTCTTCAGGTCACCCTGATGGAGTCGTGTGTTTATTACATGTCGTGGGTGAGGGACCCTGGCCCTAGGGTCTCCATCCTCTACCCTCCAGCCCAGGATG GATCCGAGGAATCTGAAGTGGAGCGTCTGGTTGACTACCTAGAGGATGAAGAGGCGTCCTGTTCAGAAAGTCTAGATATTGGACTGTCCAACTCACTGCCACTTAGCATTTGTTTGAATGAGGGGTACTTGCACAAGCCGTGTAACATCATTATTATTCG GAACAAAGATACCAAGTTTACAGTGTCCAGTCTGTCCAAAGGACAATGCCATGCGGTGGTACTGGAGACACAATCATCAAACTACAACTATAACATCCATGAATTCTTTGTAAATGTTAAAGG GTCCTTGTTGCCAGCGATGACCCATATGACCCTGATGGATGCTTTAGACCAACATCTCCACACTGGCAGCTCAAACATTCTGTACCTAGACTTGCCAGAGCTGTTCTGGGATTTGATTGGTCCTTTACTAGACTCGGGACATATGCAG AGCGTAAATCAACTGATAGCGGATATAGATGTTTGGAATGAACATAGTGTAAAGTCTCCACTCAATATCCGAAGGAGATACAGTGAACTTAAACGAATCGCTGCTTATGGATTCCAGATCTACAGGTCAAAGACTTTGTTGGACTCCCATGCTTTACACTTCCAGAGCAATcttaaaacaaacaagaaatgTTGTCATAGAGTTAACCTTGTACGTACCAAGCATGTTAGTATTACATAA